A region from the Stutzerimonas stutzeri genome encodes:
- a CDS encoding LacI family DNA-binding transcriptional regulator, with amino-acid sequence MSSRRRRSLERATLSDVARSAGCSLMSASRALSQPERVSDALRERVMAAVKALGYVPHTAARNLASARSNLVAVIIPSLSNAVFVDTVEAIQRVLMPAGYELMIGVSHYHPDEDERLLRAYLAHQPAGLLVTGFERSDAARELLGSYSSPIVTLMELSDTDEEYCVGFSQYDAGAAMTRKLLERGYRNIAFAAAQLDPRTLQRAEGYRSVMREASRYDAALELLTPQVSSIGLGAELLDRLLAQQPQIDAVFFNNDDLALGALFRARQLQLAVPQRLAIAGFNDLPAAAWMNPALTTVRTIRGEIGMLAGKMLLGLMRGETPPQRRIDVGFEVVMRDSA; translated from the coding sequence GCAACCCGAACGGGTCTCCGATGCGCTGCGTGAGCGTGTAATGGCAGCGGTCAAAGCGTTGGGCTACGTGCCACACACCGCCGCACGCAACCTGGCGAGTGCGCGATCGAATCTGGTCGCGGTCATTATCCCGTCGCTGTCGAACGCGGTCTTTGTCGACACCGTCGAGGCGATTCAGCGAGTGCTGATGCCAGCCGGTTACGAACTGATGATAGGCGTCAGTCACTACCATCCTGACGAGGACGAACGGCTGTTGCGCGCCTATCTGGCACATCAGCCGGCGGGCCTGCTGGTGACCGGTTTCGAGCGCAGCGATGCCGCGCGCGAATTGCTGGGCAGCTATTCCAGCCCCATCGTGACCTTGATGGAGTTGAGCGATACCGACGAGGAGTATTGCGTCGGTTTCTCCCAATACGATGCCGGCGCGGCGATGACCCGCAAGCTGCTCGAGCGGGGCTATCGCAACATAGCTTTTGCTGCCGCTCAGCTCGACCCGCGCACCTTGCAGCGCGCTGAGGGCTACCGAAGCGTCATGCGCGAGGCGTCGCGTTACGACGCGGCACTGGAGCTTCTGACTCCGCAGGTTTCGTCCATTGGCCTGGGGGCTGAACTGCTCGATCGATTGCTGGCGCAGCAGCCACAAATCGACGCCGTGTTCTTCAATAACGACGACCTGGCGTTGGGTGCGCTGTTTCGCGCGCGGCAGTTGCAACTCGCCGTGCCGCAGCGCTTGGCCATCGCTGGCTTCAATGATCTGCCGGCGGCGGCCTGGATGAATCCGGCGCTGACCACGGTCCGCACGATCCGCGGCGAAATAGGCATGCTGGCCGGGAAGATGCTGCTCGGCTTGATGCGCGGAGAAACACCGCCACAAAGGCGCATCGACGTGGGGTTCGAAGTGGTGATGCGCGACAGCGCCTGA